One genomic window of Methanosarcina acetivorans C2A includes the following:
- a CDS encoding DNA double-strand break repair nuclease NurA, translated as MTLEPVHMHKISELAERIDRSFELDEPKTAADVYSLLEELKIDGKVILKAVDRLFRGMVRPELMAQGEDPYPVTYACDSGSTNPRTYDSGLFVDFCHCGLAATPTDLDVQRCRTIVCAAYSSSQRIAMRAIAGWETFDEGLGRAKLVTIAPDELKRKAPDMVHSFAMYLAESEHMLFMKDMLEPESFFIMDGPLYPKQLMYWMVLDDEEVQIRRNNDARKILQNYIDIMDHFLEKKRPVIGFVKNPTDVQIMDSVRKKREGFDLPWMLDSQFFRNLLSPYKVEGQRGQGHEGRNSKTNGKNGKYNGSRNTYITYTNWFLQPNRFYERMLNGTSPLAAGDAFQQELRHKFSPEGYALCFFMLYVPSTDVVFKVEAPYGLIKDDFLRMQITKKVLFDLSLHGFPLTLTKADHLAKIRKVERQEIDKFFENMNPDISYNDTRWGKFNEV; from the coding sequence ATGACCCTTGAGCCCGTGCATATGCATAAAATCTCGGAGCTTGCAGAGAGGATTGACCGTTCATTTGAGCTTGATGAACCGAAAACGGCAGCGGATGTTTATTCTCTGCTTGAAGAGTTGAAGATTGACGGGAAGGTAATCCTGAAGGCTGTGGACAGGCTCTTTAGGGGGATGGTCAGGCCCGAGCTGATGGCACAGGGAGAGGACCCGTATCCGGTTACTTATGCCTGTGACAGCGGGAGTACGAATCCCAGGACTTATGACAGCGGGCTTTTTGTGGATTTCTGTCACTGCGGGCTGGCTGCAACCCCTACCGACCTTGATGTCCAGAGGTGCAGGACAATTGTCTGTGCGGCTTATTCTTCTTCGCAGAGGATTGCAATGCGGGCAATAGCGGGCTGGGAAACCTTCGATGAAGGGCTTGGAAGGGCAAAGCTTGTCACAATTGCTCCGGACGAGCTGAAAAGAAAGGCTCCTGACATGGTGCACAGTTTTGCCATGTACCTGGCAGAATCCGAACACATGCTTTTCATGAAGGATATGCTGGAGCCCGAGAGCTTTTTCATAATGGACGGCCCTCTTTATCCGAAACAGCTCATGTACTGGATGGTGCTGGACGACGAGGAAGTGCAGATCCGGCGGAACAATGACGCCCGAAAAATCCTTCAGAATTACATTGACATTATGGATCATTTTCTGGAAAAAAAGAGACCTGTGATAGGCTTTGTAAAAAACCCGACTGACGTGCAGATCATGGACAGCGTCCGGAAGAAGAGGGAAGGCTTTGACCTGCCCTGGATGCTTGATTCTCAGTTTTTCCGAAACCTCCTTTCCCCTTACAAAGTTGAAGGTCAGAGAGGGCAGGGACATGAAGGACGGAATTCGAAAACCAACGGGAAAAACGGCAAGTATAACGGTTCCCGAAATACTTACATTACTTACACAAACTGGTTTTTACAGCCCAACAGGTTTTATGAAAGGATGCTTAACGGGACTTCTCCTCTTGCAGCCGGGGATGCGTTCCAGCAAGAGCTCAGGCATAAGTTTTCGCCTGAGGGCTATGCCCTCTGTTTCTTCATGCTTTATGTACCGTCCACGGATGTGGTTTTTAAAGTTGAAGCTCCTTATGGACTTATTAAGGATGATTTCCTGCGCATGCAAATTACCAAAAAAGTGCTCTTTGACCTTTCTCTGCATGGTTTTCCTCTCACCCTCACAAAGGCAGACCACCTCGCAAAAATCAGGAAAGTGGAGAGGCAGGAGATCGACAAATTCTTCGAAAACATGAATCCTGATATATCTTATAATGATACTCGGTGGGGTAAGTTCAATGAAGTATGA